Below is a window of Ciona intestinalis unplaced genomic scaffold, KH HT000184.2, whole genome shotgun sequence DNA.
CTGAAACCAGTTCCGTTTCCTTACAGTTTAGTTGTTTTAGAAATGAATTGTAAATTTCCAGCAGATTGGAATGAACTTCAGCATGTGCTTGCTTTGttctattgttaaaatataaaaatatgaatccCTGTTATTGCTAGTTTtcctaataatttttattggaacttaaaatataaataccaatTCAGCCCTATTAATGAGGGTCAAAGAATGTTTCAAATTTCTTTGCATTGGGCTAAAGCTACATGCCTACTGCCCAATATGTCCCAAACAGTTTGCAAATGCCTGATGCAGCTCTGCTgccattgttttaaaatttaaatataatccACCGAAACAGCTGATTAGTATTAGCTACAGTCAACATGTTATATGTATTTGGATTTGGATTTGTAATCTTCAACATTCTATACGAATTATGCCAATGGCAAACAAACATATTGGGaaagtatgaaaaaaatataaaattagggtctaaataaaagcaaaaaattaaaatgtggtCACTGTAAAAATATAGCAAACATAGTTTCTCATACTGTTCCATTATTTTCGtctttaaattctttttcctggaaatttctaattttattttttcttgagCCTCCCTacgaaaaatataatattaatattctgtTTGGTTCTAAAATCTAAGCCAAATTACATGCGAAAAACTTTGACCCTTTCGTAATACATTTTCTTCTTAAAATCATCTTTTAAAGGTTGTATATCATGGCCCAAAAAGAAACCCTGGGAGTGGAACCCAACCCGGCATTGCTCGCATAACAACACCCCAGCAAACGTGTTGTCTTCTGTGTTGAAACATATAGATATAGAGTGAAAGAtaataactaaaatatatagaaagtTAAAGATAAATACTAAGAGTTAAAGATAACTAATAACCACTAccacaataatattaatactaTTAGGGATGGAAttgttttgtacatttttaaaaaaacacaaaaaaaaatagaaaaaacattttttatattaaaaactgtattacacatatataatacaagttattttaatatataaatatatattgaattatTGTTCCAATATTCCTTACTTTCCAGTGGGTTAACACACGTGAAGCAGATATGGTTTGGTTCTTCTTTCTCACAAACTCTACAAAACATATTCGCTAGCGCCATTTTGTTTACCGTTAATTATTCAACTTGTCTtacaatgtaaacaaaaaataaaccacattAATAACAGTTATAACCTATATATTAAAGCGTCTTCTATCAAGTACTTAACTATAGGTAAGTACTTAGTGCACCCAATCGATGAAACTAACTAAAAGTATGCTTGAACTATATATGTTACGACCACGGACCACAGAAATATAGGTTACGACCTACGCCACGAACGAACGTTTTGCGTGTAAATTGATTAATTTTCTAGATCTTAAACAATGTTGTaccacaacaacaaccaaaCACAGCattgcaaaataatattacagttttataatcacCACATTTAAAACCGAACTTTAAAGAACAACATTCAAACGAAACACATACGATTTTGGAAATTATGACGGAAATTTAGCGGGAAACATGACaaatgtgatttctatgattACTTTTTACAGAACGGGGTGTATAAAATCACAATTTGAATTTCGTATCTTGCCATTTTAATTTACCATTACGATTTTATTACACAgtacaagtttaaaaactgaGGATAGATTGGTAATATATGAAGAAATAATGACGCATTCTGCCACTATAGTCCGCTTGTTTTCTCTACGctctaaaatagaaaaataggCTTTAATATACTGTAAATCAAGTTTAATGCACCATATAATTAAGAATGGTAAAGTATTGCAAGCGTCCAAGAAAGAGTCATATTACCTGCTTTCCATCACTTGAATGCAGCGGTTCGCCCCACATTGCAATATCGCCTTTGTCAGAAGAAGACATCTGTACATAAAAACGTAAATTATTTACGTGTGTAGGATAGCCTATAGTTGCGTAGGATAAGAAAGGACACCTTTGGGACGCAACCAAATATCCGTATCGTGTTTTTCCTAAATAACAACGGcttatatgggagtcgtgaggacacggcTTTATATTTCTgcgaatgtttgtttattactaccaaatgggacgaaaaaatggaatgaaaaggtgtaccatcttccctactataaataacaTACCCCAAACGTTGCTTTAAGTTCTTCGGTGTTAAGCTCGGTCATAAAGGCTGATCGTTGGTTATTCTATAAACAGTTCATATAATTaggattataaaacaaactgaGAAAGTAAACAATTTACTTGGTTTGCATTCGCTGCGTACATATTTTGTTCCGGATATATTGGCACCAAAACGGAACGATATCCTACAAAACGACAATACGTTATATAGTTTAGCTCAATAAATACTAGATTAACTGTAATAAGTACCAAGAATctaaccctgatctggtgctcatagagttggaggattattttgtaaagaaaaacaGTAAGGATCCGGTaacaaccaaaaaaacaagaccaaccaatatatagtactgtttgtgggggaagatgggacacctttagcacatagtatctaaatatcctgatcgcgttttaaacaattaacaacggtctatgggagtcatgaggttCCGTTTTTATAGttcgtttaatattttttgtttacaaccaaattggtcgataaaataaaaataaaaagtgtcccatcttcccccactctactatataatgaaatatatatttttttgcctAAAGAGCATCTCCAGTCTCTGCAACTAGAGTAACTATATAGTCTTTAACTAAACAACGTGATGGACTTTCCAGAATGCAGATTTATAGGCACGAACGTTCATGGTGATCCATGCTTACCTATTGGCATTCGTTGGTTGGGAAATATAACGTTCGGCTGTGATGGATCGTCGCCTGGGTATTGCAAAGCCATGTTTATGTGACCTTGGTTTTGCAGTGACATCACCTGCGATAATGTGGACAGTTTTAGAAGAACtcaaagtataaatatatggACAGAAAAACATGCCactaaaatttaagttaagaatatataatactgttcGATAAGATGAAATacagttataacatatattatccaatattttctaatcgcgTTTGTAACAACTAAAAACGTCCGTTTAATGTCATGAAAATGTGGTTATACGATcgtttgaatgtttttttttgtttggcaCGATTAAACAGAACTAAAtaatgtaccatcttacctccACTTATAACCTACTATGCCACGAGtactaaacattaaaaaataactagaATGTTATTTCTGGTGATCTGTAAAACTATTTACCTGTTGCTTTTGCTTGTTGTTTCCAGATGAAGCTTTGCAGCAATATGCAAATTGTGTGATTGACAGGCAGAGAGAAACAAATCCGAAGAAGGCAGTTATACCGTGCAATATAGTAAGCGACATGTcctgtttaatattaataactacCTTTTTGTCTCTTAGCTTAGGTTATGCCAGGAAAGATTTagaattagaaaataaataaaaagacaagatatatATAGACAAACGACATtggttaaaacaagcttataGTAGAAGCATATTTAcgtttaattggaagaaagaaACGTTATCGCAGATTTAACTTATATTGTAAATGCTCGCCTTAAAGATCTAATCGATAATGTACTGTGTGCACATCTACCATTCTTTAATACCAGGAGTTTATAATAGGACTCCGAAATTGTTTACCCGACAggagtataatatatatcacaTATGTGCGTACAGTGCACAAATTAGTATTCATTTTGCAATATAGTCTTGGTACTCAACTTTGCTGCTGTATTTAATATAAGCAAATACCCaagttagtaaacaaaacataaaatattttatttagctTTTCAGATACATTAGagaagatcagattaattggTAAAACGAAGAGAacggaattagcaacaaaacgacagtcgttactcACGTtaaggtaaaaactacttgaataaAAGTATCAGATAAAGTGTGGCTGCTAAAcacacaataaaacaacaatgtaCTGTACCTGGCATAGGTACTGGTTCTCAACGTAGTCATAGCAGTAAATGTACGTATTTGTGGCTGAAAACGCCCCGACTATAACGATAGCGGTTGACATCACCGCTGATAGAATGCTGACTGTCAAGTTTCCTTTCAACTGCACATATATGtcgaaaataaacaaactaaacgAGATACttgtaattaaaaaagcatGCAAAACTAACTAAAAATTTGGCTTATTATTAGCTTTTGATTACGATGTAACCTGtatcttttttatgtatatagagTATAGGGTgcggaagatgagacacctttttatcctCTTTTCTATAACTAGatgttgtttactttaaatataaaatttataactaGGACAAAAGGTATATGGGACACCAATCGTTATTAATACGTAaggtatttctattttaaacaataaacagttCAAACATGACTCACTTACCAAACAACTAGTTGGATTCTTTGAGTGCAGAAATGCCAATAACCCGGATACCGCTAtctaaaataaacatgtttttggtGGTTGTAATTAAAGCTGAAATGTACTGGTTAGATATATACGGAAATACGTTTGACGTCAACATCAAATAACTTgcaataaaaagataaatcatAAACTTAAACTATTCGAGTCAAATTAATgggcaataaaaatataaatgataaccttaatatttctaatattgctatttatttaactatatGAGTTAAATTAACTTACAAAAACGCCACCCCATACTCCCGCCGCTACCAATAATAACTCTTCGTCGTCATATGCATCTTCACGCAGTAATGGAGGAACTATTCCTATGATGCCTAAAACGAAGCAAATGGATCCGAATACTAGTTCTGCTATCTGAAACAGCAAAAATGAATGAGTGTATTTTTGCACGATTTGATAACTGGTGCGTGTtgaatgatatagtagggtggggtcaAATGGGATAGAGGATACGGTAAACACTATTCTGTATGAAAATATATCCCGTCTtatcccaccccactatagcttgagttaaagttatattattacTAGTCAAACCTTACCCCGATTCCACGAAATTCAGCTGCATACTTATTGCTTGACTTTGGTTGTCCTGCTGTTGGGATTAGGGTGTTCATTGTAACCTGTGGGGCTGGGTTTATCGGtgtttgcattttaaacacaacGTATTGTAAAATATCGAATAGGCCCAACTTGGTAATGATTCtgtagtttaaaacactttttaatttaacttaattgTCTTATACCTTTCTGGGAAGTCAAACCGAACTATATCTTATATCTGAcagaataatttttaatttaacaaggTTGTAAAGCTTGGAAATTACCTTTCTAACTGAACAAACGTTGCAGTACCAGGCACAGTAACAATTCTTCATACGTGCACATGACATGGGCCAGTACTGTATGCGCTATGCACACAAACCGAAGTAGGCGAACCGGTGATAGGATGTTGGGTTGTCCGAAAACAAAACCCTTTGGGACTGTGGTAAATATACAGTTATAAAAGCCAAAACAAGTAGCACAAGGTTTTAATTGCATATTTTTCTACAAGTATCTATTTTATTATCGATAAGAGCATTatgaactttaaaataaaataaaagattgtAGAAAATAAgatatagaaatataatttatgagTTAATATATAATCTTATTATAAAATCAACAtttgcaaataataaaaaaattaaagcattAAAGAACAATTCAATTAAGGCCAACTATGCAGTATATTTACATGTGGTACATATGGTACAGTGGGATAAAATGGAACACTTTGAACACATATTActcaaatatcgtgatcgtgttttaaacaattaacaacggtccatgggagtcgtgaggatacggttttataattctttgaacgttctttgttggCTATCAAATAAGAcgagtaaataaaaaaaaggtgtcccatatttcccccaccctaccatataataCGAATACAAGATTGCCAAAGGTTTGTCTTTGGGCTCCGACTAGGGCTTTAATTTTAGCAATATTACTGTTTGCCGATAACTATGTTACAACATAAGTGTCAAAATAGATTTAGTACAATACGTAAATAACTGCTGTATAGTTACCTATAGGCGACTCCATATTACACAAAAGCTCGTTCCATCGTAGTGATTGCGCAATCTTTAGAATACTTGAAAGTTTTCATGTTTGAACCAAATCTCATGATAATGTCGTTTAAAATGAACCAATATCCTTTTATAAGGTTATGTCTAGATACTTCTAAAACTAACAAAAGATCGTTTCTTACAAAACAGTTAGAATGTTTTGGTAAGCTATTGTAAGAGTAACCAAACACGAAATACCAAACTTGACTGAAAAACTATCACGACCCTACTGTACTCGTTAACTCAATCTAACTGGTATTAACAAACCCTGCCAATCTTTCCTTGCACGGCGTTTAACTATGCAGCGTGCTTCAAGCTCACAGACGATGATTTGCCTGCGAGAGGCTCGCGCGTttaatttgtgacgtcacactacGTTTTCGGATTTCCACATTTTCgggaattttgacaaaatggCGAAACAAAAAAGCCGATCGGCAAGTAAGCAACTGTaatacacccgtgttataacgactgtcgttttccggccacgtaggataaagcaagttacattcgttcgaATCAAGAGACCAAGTTGAATATGAAAGGCACCACAAAAAGCTTGCGTTTTCAACACACACAGTAACTATCAGTGGTGCCAGAAGTCAAATTTGAGTGGAGCAAAACAACTGAAAACTTCGACCGTTGGTAAAACACattgtaaacatttaaataccaGCGATATTCTAGTTTACGcatatgatgtaataaaagctaataattaaaattgtataatCAAAATAGTGTTTAACGTGTTTgacatgaaaaataaaagtattatagATTGTATTTACACAGTTGTTAAGCATCAGAAGTAGCTGATGTCGTCGGTGCGGGTTCTTGAATCAAGCCGGGTATATTAACCTATAGataatacagtataaattattttagatTATTTGTTACTATAGCattttctatgtgggtgaggtcccgcggcGTAACACGCCATGGGTCacaggatttaggccacaattggcccattaccccaacacccagggtgctactgcATATGGACCTTCCCAGTTTAAGGAGCCTGTCGCTTCGCCGGAGGTTAAGGCGACCAATGCTTTTTTACAATAGGATAAGGATATGGGGTATGGTTAGGTAAAGATTGGAATTAGAAATTGCATGGTCTTTAGTCTTTAttctgttttgatttttttttcttgataaaacagtttaaaacggGAGATTTTAATCAACCTTGGTACAGAGTGACTAAATGGGTATCGCCTTTACGTAAGAAACTGCGTTTTTGTATATACTATACTTTGTAACAGCAAGATCATCTGAAAGACAGTTAAATTAAGACTTATTACCTCTGCCTGCATCAAATGGTTGGTGTATGCGGCAGGACCATCTGATACAAGAGCACCTATGTGTGTAGAAAGTAAAATAAGTATTAGATAATCTTACTAACGTTAAAATTAAGAATACTTTATTCTTGGTTATCTATATTACAGTCTCGGTTAAAACCGCAAGTTTAACGAAGAAAACAACggcaatatatagtagggtgggggaagaagggacaatgtttcattctgttttctcgtcccacgtgatagtaaacaaataacattcaaaaaattataaaaccgtattttcacgattcccatagaacgtttttatttgtttaaaacacgcgatcaggatatttggatattatgtgctaaaggtgtcctatcttaccccacagtactttccTATATGGTTGTTGCCAACTAAGACGGTTCTTATCATAATAAATGGATAACTAAAAACAGCGGCACATGGTAAAGTTTTAACGCAACAGtaacatttataaagtttaaacccAGGAATTCCTGACTCACTTGTTGTTGGTTGGTTCTGCTGGTTTGGAGGAATAGCGTAAGGGTTAAACTGAACAGGAATTTGATACAGCACTTGTTGATTTTGTCCACTGTACACCTGGATTGGTTGAATTTGTccattattttcaaaaattggTTGAATTTGTCCATTAATTCCTTGAATTGGTTGAATTTGTCCATTCATTCCATAAATTGGTTGAATTTGTCCATTCATTCCATAAATTGGTTGAATTTGTCCATTTATTCCTTGAATTGGTTGGTTTTGCCCATTAATTCCCTGCATCATCAACGCCTGAAAGCGACAGCAAgattttgttggttttggCCAAATTCTTCAAACAAAGCACTATCTCCAAATGACTGCTTAAATACTACTAAACAAAGATATGTTCTAACGTTAATAAAAGTGCTTAGCGCGTCCGCCTCTAACCCGGCCAAAGCTAATGGGTTCTggactcgtcgctgctaccattgtgggcgtatgtgtcctcaggcaagacacttaacagcaattgctccaacccagtggtcacgaacggattgtccaaattatcagccatacataaaaaatgaaaaacatatcACCTATacaaagtaacttacatgaggtgtataaaacagaacacccgatGTCGTTGTTctgtcatgcgaggataaagtaagttacattcattcattcaaagcAATATACCCAAATATCA
It encodes the following:
- the LOC100175653 gene encoding uncharacterized protein LOC100175653; the encoded protein is MTKSALNANLAMSILATLASATIVAMETIAAICPVIEVYHDSFGYYYCYTNALLASLHGITAGFGFICFCHGISHSAYCCKISCGGNSTSHTQALMMQGINGQNQPIQGINGQIQPIYGMNGQIQPIYGMNGQIQPIQGINGQIQPIFENNGQIQPIQVYSGQNQQVLYQIPVQFNPYAIPPNQQNQPTTSALVSDGPAAYTNHLMQAEVNIPGLIQEPAPTTSATSDA
- the LOC100177974 gene encoding uncharacterized protein LOC100177974, encoding MQTPINPAPQVTMNTLIPTAGQPKSSNKYAAEFRGIGIAELVFGSICFVLGIIGIVPPLLREDAYDDEELLLVAAGVWGGVFIAVSGLLAFLHSKNPTSCLLKGNLTVSILSAVMSTAIVIVGAFSATNTYIYCYDYVENQYLCQDMSLTILHGITAFFGFVSLCLSITQFAYCCKASSGNNKQKQQVMSLQNQGHINMALQYPGDDPSQPNVIFPNQRMPIGYRSVLVPIYPEQNMYAANANQNNQRSAFMTELNTEELKATFGMSSSDKGDIAMWGEPLHSSDGKQSVEKTSGL